The sequence below is a genomic window from Streptomyces sp. NBC_00582.
CCGTGCTCGGCCAGCCGGGCCAGGCTGCGGGGACCGACGAAATCACCGTGGATGACGTAGTGCCGGGCGTCCGGCCGGGGCACGGCCGCCTCGGCCGCGACGAACGCGGCCACCACCACGTCGATGGCCAGGTCCCCGGTGACATGCACCCCGAGCTGGAACCCCGCCGCGTGCGCGACGCGGATCATCTCCCGCAGCTCCTCGGTCCGCAGCGCGGGCGTGGCGCCGTGCACGCACAGCGCGCCGTGCCCTCCGTCGGCGTACGGCTCGCTCATCCACGCCGTACGGTTCGGCGGCACCCCGTCGGCGAAGATCTTCACCCCGAGCACGTTCAGCCGGCGCGGATCGGCCCCGACCGGGGCGCGCAGCTCGGCCAGGCCCTTGCGCAGGTCGTCGGCCGAGCCGCCCATCGGCGCGGGCAGCAGCAGCACACTCACGCGGGCGTCGAGTTCGCCGTCCGCCGCCAGCCCGGCGTACGCGGTCAGGTTGTCGGTGCTCAGCCCCCCGAAGAAGGTCGTGGCGCCGCCCGGCCCCAGCCCCGGCTCGGTGTAGCTGGTGATGCCGCGCGTGTGCAGCTCGGCGACGACGGCCCGGATGGCGTCGCGGCGCCGGGCGACCGTGGGGGAGGGCAGCGCGGCCTGGACGAGGGCCTGCGCGGCCTCGCGGAGGATGCCGGTGGGCCGGCCGTCGGCGTCGCGGTCGAGGACCCCGCCCGGCGGCGCCGTCGTATCGGCGTCGACGCCGCACGCGCGCAGTGCCGCGCTGTTCGCCCACACCATGTGCGAGGAGAAGTCGGTGAGACACACCGGATGGTCCGGCGCCACGGCGTCCAGGTCCCGGCGGTGCGGGAGACGCCCCGGCTCGCTCACGCACTCCGCGAGATAACCGGGGTCCCAGCCCAGCCCCACGATCCACTCGCCGGGCCCTGCGGCGGCGACCGCCCGCTCCACCGCCCGTGCCACGTCGGCGATCGACCGCACGGCCGGATGACCGACGTCCAGGGCGAACGGGGGCTTCGTCATCCCGTACGCGGCGCCGTGCAGATGGGAGTCGTTGATGCCGGGCAGGACGGTCCTTCCGCCGAGGTCGACGACCCGGGTCCCGGGCCCGGCCAGGGCCCGCACCTCGGCGTCGGAGCCGACGGCCACGATGTCCCGGCCGCGCACGGCCACGGCTTCCGCCACGGTGAACGCGTCGTCGAGGGTGAGGACCTGACCGCCGGTCAGGAGGAGGGTCGGGGTGCTGTCGGGCACGGTCGGCCTTTCTGCGCGAGTGGGGGACGGGCAGGTCACCGCGTCCTCCGGGGGGCGAGGTGGGCGAGGGCCGCGCCCGCCACCAGGGC
It includes:
- a CDS encoding amidohydrolase; protein product: MPDSTPTLLLTGGQVLTLDDAFTVAEAVAVRGRDIVAVGSDAEVRALAGPGTRVVDLGGRTVLPGINDSHLHGAAYGMTKPPFALDVGHPAVRSIADVARAVERAVAAAGPGEWIVGLGWDPGYLAECVSEPGRLPHRRDLDAVAPDHPVCLTDFSSHMVWANSAALRACGVDADTTAPPGGVLDRDADGRPTGILREAAQALVQAALPSPTVARRRDAIRAVVAELHTRGITSYTEPGLGPGGATTFFGGLSTDNLTAYAGLAADGELDARVSVLLLPAPMGGSADDLRKGLAELRAPVGADPRRLNVLGVKIFADGVPPNRTAWMSEPYADGGHGALCVHGATPALRTEELREMIRVAHAAGFQLGVHVTGDLAIDVVVAAFVAAEAAVPRPDARHYVIHGDFVGPRSLARLAEHGWGVNMNPAIKWTVSDLMDEVVGRERSAYQWPVRSALDAGIAVCASSDAPITEPDWRQGVAAMMLRESKASGRTSGPEQCVGLVDALRAYTVHPARQDFAEEWKGTVEAGKVADLCVLDRPLLDLDPRAIPEVEVDMTVFDGRVVHER